From a single Herbiconiux sp. SALV-R1 genomic region:
- a CDS encoding nicotinamide mononucleotide transporter family protein: MQMFDWLNQQFSVLGIQVYWSDFLGNILALATVVLALRRLVISWPVQILGSVLLLIASLNVHLVGNAGRQVIIIVAASWGWATWQRSKARAGTITVSWASWRMRLLLAAAMIAGTVLIGLLLHATGSSFYPGAPLWLAFADAWIFVGSVLAMVAQARRLVEFWFVWLAVDLVGVPLAFSSGLYFSGIVYGIFFVLVLIGIRDWSMRSRAVITSAVEPALPLGGIAEPTVEVDRPRD; this comes from the coding sequence ATGCAGATGTTCGACTGGTTGAACCAGCAGTTCAGCGTGTTGGGCATCCAGGTGTACTGGTCGGACTTCCTCGGCAACATCCTCGCCCTGGCCACGGTGGTGCTGGCGCTGCGGCGCCTCGTCATCTCGTGGCCCGTGCAGATCCTCGGCTCGGTGCTGCTGCTCATCGCGAGCCTCAACGTGCACCTCGTGGGCAACGCGGGGCGCCAGGTGATCATCATCGTCGCCGCGAGCTGGGGCTGGGCGACCTGGCAGCGCAGCAAGGCCCGCGCCGGCACCATCACCGTCAGCTGGGCGTCGTGGCGCATGCGACTGCTGCTCGCCGCGGCCATGATCGCCGGAACCGTGCTGATCGGCCTGCTGCTGCACGCCACCGGCTCATCGTTCTACCCCGGCGCGCCGCTCTGGCTCGCCTTCGCCGACGCCTGGATCTTCGTCGGCTCCGTACTCGCGATGGTGGCGCAGGCACGCCGGCTCGTCGAGTTCTGGTTCGTCTGGCTCGCCGTCGACCTCGTCGGCGTGCCGCTCGCCTTCTCGTCGGGGCTCTACTTCTCGGGAATCGTCTACGGCATCTTCTTCGTGCTGGTGCTCATCGGCATCCGCGACTGGTCGATGCGCAGCCGCGCCGTCATCACCTCGGCCGTCGAGCCCGCGCTGCCCCTCGGCGGCATCGCCGAGCCCACCGTCGAGGTCGACCGCCCGCGCGACTGA